Proteins encoded by one window of Cheilinus undulatus linkage group 13, ASM1832078v1, whole genome shotgun sequence:
- the LOC121520620 gene encoding BTB/POZ domain-containing protein 2 — protein sequence MNCVVYAYARFKMAAGDNSGRPPCLNFSSPGPLGNSQPSNSVFSMPATNGGAVGAAGGAQGAARRPNPQLGPGGGDSNGVSNGAPPTAQNSLQQSAAAGVAAAGAMATPASNMATTAASNAPAAAAPTATPAAASVLVYREPVYNWQATKSTVKERFAFLFNNEVLSDVHFLVGKGMGVQRIPAHRFVLAVGSAVFDAMFNGGMATTSTEIELPDVEPAAFLALLKFLYSDEVQIGPETVMTTLYTAKKYAVPALEAHCVEFLKKNLRADNAFMLLTQARLFDEPQLASLCLENIDKNTGDALAAEGFTDIDLDTLVAVLERDTLGVREVRLFGAAVRWAEAEAHRQQLQPTPENKRKVLGKALTLIRFPLMTIEEFAAGPAQSSILTDREVVSLFLHFTVNPKPRVDFIDRPRCCLRGKECSITRFGQVESRWGYSGTSDRIRFSVNRRIFVVGFGLYGSIHGPTDYQVNIQIIHTDSNTVLGQNDTGFSCDGSANTFRVMFKEPVEILPNVNYTACATLKGPDSHYGTKGMRKVTHESSSTGTKTCFTFCYAAGNNNGTSVEDGQIPEVIFYT from the exons ATGAATTGCGTTGTTTACGCCTACGCTAGGTTCAAGATGGCTGCTGGGGACAACAGCGGCAGGCCTCCATGCCTTAATTTCTCCAGTCCGGGTCCTCTGGGGAACAGTCAGCCCAGCAACAGCGTTTTCTCCATGCCAGCAACCAACGGCGGAGCGGTTGGGGCAGCCGGGGGAGCACAGGGAGCTGCGAGGCGTCCCAACCCGCAGCTGGGGCCTGGTGGGGGAGACAGCAACGGTGTTTCAAACGGAGCTCCGCCGACTGCGCAGAACTCCCTGCAGCAGTCCGCTGCGGCAGGTGTTGCGGCAGCCGGAGCCATGGCCACCCCGGCGTCAAACATGGCAACCACCGCAGCGTCAAATGCGCCCGCGGCGGCTGCACCGACCGCTACTCCGGCCGCCGCGTCTGTACTGGTGTACCGAGAACCGGTGTACAACTGGCAGGCGACAAAGAGTACCGTGAAGGAGAGATTTGCCTTCCTCTTCAACAATGAGGTGCTCAGTGACGTTCATTTTTTAGTGGGCAAAGGAATGGGGGTTCAGAGGATACCTGCACACAG gtttGTCCTGGCTGTGGGGAGCGCTGTGTTTGATGCCATGTTTAACGGCGGGATGGCGACGACCTCCACGGAAATCGAGCTTCCTGATGTGGAACCTGCTGCTTTTCTGGCTCTCCTCAA GTTTCTCTACTCTGATGAGGTGCAGATTGGTCCTGAGACAGTGATGACCACACTGTACACTGCTAAGAAGTATGCAGTGCCAGCCCTGGAGGCTCACTGTGTGGAGTTTCTAAAGAAGAATCTGAGAGCAGACAATGCTTTCATGCTGCTCACACAG gCTCGGTTATTTGATGAGCCTCAGCTTGCCAGCCTCTGTCTAGAAAACATTGACAAGAACACCGGAGACGCTCTCGCTGCTGAAGGCTTTACAGACATTGATCTTG ACACATTGGTGGCAGTGTTGGAGAGAGACACTCTTGGGGTGAGGGAGGTGCGTCTGTTTGGTGCTGCTGTTCGCTGGGCGGAGGCAGAAGctcacaggcagcagctgcagcccaCGCCTGAAAACAAGCGCAAAGTTCTGGGAAAGGCTCTAACACTCATCCGCTTCCCTCTCATGACCATTGAGGAGTTTGCTGCAG GTCCGGCTCAGTCCAGTATTCTGACTGACAGAGAGGTGGTGAGTCTCTTCCTCCACTTCACAGTGAACCCAAAGCCTCGTGTAGATTTCATTGACCGGCCCCGCTGCTGCCTCCGCGGGAAGGAGTGCAGCATCACGCGATTTGGACAGGTGGAGAGCCGCTGGGGTTACAGCGGGACAAGTGACCGCATACG GTTCTCAGTAAATAGAAGGATATTCGTTGTGGGCTTTGGTCTCTACGGCTCTATACATGGACCCACAGACTACCAAGTTAACATACAG aTCATTCACACAGACAGTAACACGGTGCTAGGTCAGAATGATACGGGCTTCAGCTGTGATGGCTCTGCTAACACTTTCAGAGTCATGTTCAAAGAACCGGTGGAGATTTTACCCAATGTCAACTACACTGCCTGCGCTACACTGAAG GGTCCAGACTCTCATTACGGGACGAAGGGAATGAGAAAGGTAACGCACGAGTCATCATCCACTGGCACAAAGACGTGTTTCACCTTCTGTTACGCAGCGGGCAACAACAATGGCACTTCAGTAGAGGACGGACAGATTCCCGAGGTGATCTTCTACACATAG